AACGTCATTCGTGCCAATGACCGCACGTTTCACTACCGGTCGGACAAGAACTGCAAGATTCGGACGCTTTCACCTCTCAACCTGGAAAAGGATGTGGAGTTTTATGAAGTACAACTGAAACGTGGAGGAGCACTTCGAAGCCAAGCGCACTTTGAAGGCACCCGCGAATTTCTCACCGTTGAGCAAGGCCAGATCGAGGTCACATCGGGAGAAGAAAGCGATGTGCTAGAACAAGGAGACTCAGCTAACTACCGTGCCGACATCCCGCACACGATCGTCAATACCGGACGGGGAACTGCGACCCTGTTCCTGGTAGTGATCTAAGCCTAGCCGACCTTGCTCACCAGATGCGCGCAAAGGAGATACTCTAATCCAAACATATTAATAGCTTCAGATCTAATCACATCTTCAAAATTCCGTTTTGCACACATCT
This genomic stretch from Opitutia bacterium ISCC 52 harbors:
- a CDS encoding cupin domain-containing protein → MMSTRPITPQCSCVPRPVLPMKPTEREKANPTLAVTLRIAHAFELDLGELINMPNASSSLNVIRANDRTFHYRSDKNCKIRTLSPLNLEKDVEFYEVQLKRGGALRSQAHFEGTREFLTVEQGQIEVTSGEESDVLEQGDSANYRADIPHTIVNTGRGTATLFLVVI